GCTTAGATTATGAAGATGGATTAGAAAAATTAGATGATTTATGTAGTAGATTTAAATCTAAATATCCAAGCTTTATAAAACATATTCAATCTAACAAAGAGAGATACTTATGTTTTTTAAAAATATCCAGAAAATCTAAGAAAACACATATACACAACAAATCCAGTTGAAAGTGTTAATAGCATGATAGAGAAGGTAAGAATAAATTTAGGTGGATATTTTCAATCTGTAGACATTCTTGAGATAAATCTGCTTATACAGAGAGATAATTTAAAGAATGGAAAATGGAAAAAACCTATACCTGCTTTTAAAGGAGCTTCTTATGAAATTTTACAATTGTTTAATAAAAAGTTTTCAATCCAGACACAAAATTATTGATAAGTCTCCATAGGTTAACGATTCTCTTTTGTTTCTTAGCATTGTAAGCTGCTGTTGTAAGTCTTCCAATATCTTTAGTTTTACTTCTATTTCTTTTTCTACATCTGATTTTGGTTTATAAAGCTCTCCATCGAAAAACGTTCTTCCATATTCTGCTATAAAGAATGAATCAGCTTTATCTGTTTTGACTCTTGTCATTTTAGCTTCCATAAATTTCTTTATTGAAAATGGATTTACTACTGCTACATTATAGTCATTTTCATACAGATAATTAGCAAGCTTTAAATGGTAAACTCCTGTATGCTCCATTATGATAAGCATATCTGACTTTTTAAACTTCTTAAGGTAAGGCTTTATTTTCATTTCAAACTCAACTGGGTCAGATTTAACTTCAAAATTTTCTTTCTTGTTATCATATAAAACTGTAGCAGTAAATGAGTTTTTAGATACATCAATTCCTATGACTATTTTGTAGCCATTCATAAGAATACCTCCTTTCATAAAATACTTGACATGAAAGAAACTTCCTGATAACCTATCATCGTAGTTAAATACAGGCTTAAAAGCCTAATGTTCTTACTGCAGGTTTTAGGAAGTAGAGGAAGGACAGTCTAAAACATCCTGAGCGGTCTTAAAAGACCAATGACAAACACTTGATCTGTCCTTCCTTTTTTCTCCCATGTCTATAATTATTATAAAATCTTATTCTCTTATAGTTTAAAAATTTTTGGTATATTTAATATACGATGACAGTTAAGGGTTGAATGATAAACATCAGAGAAAAGATAACCTTATTTGTCATTCTGAAGCCGGCAAAGAATCTTCTACTTTTATTAAATTTCTCGTCCGACGTATTATTCATAACTACTATTAACCATAACCAAGCCATGGTAACGGAAAACTTAGATCTATAAACTTACATAGAGAAGGGGGATGGGACAGCCAAAATTTAAGTTTGTGAACCATGATTTGGGATACGTGAGGTGTATGTTGAACGTAAAGCGTAAAAATTATCCTTTATAAAAAACTTATGTTTCAATTCTTGCCTATAGCGTAAAAAAGCCATCGTGCGTCGAAGCAGGAAAACCCCTCCTTCCATAAGATGGGTTAGTTCACTTCTTATTCTCACTAACGACCTTATCTGGTTTTTGTTTATAATAAAACATTACCCTATCAACTAAATTCTTTAACACTGTAGCAGATACACCACCACCTATATGTTCACCCGGAAATTTTGGCTTAGGCTCATTTGCAAATATAACAACTGTAAATTTTGGGTCAGAGACAGGAAAAAATCCTGCAAACCACGTATACCATTTAGAATTAGACAAAGCCTTTATTGCTGGGTCATATTTTTGAGCTGTTCCTGTTTTTCCTGCAATAGTAAAGTAATCAGATTTACCAGACTTAGCCGTTCCATCTTCTACAACTAATTGTAATACCGGTTTTAATTTTTGTATACTTTCATCACTCAAAACTTTTCTAATCTTTTCTGGCTGATAAACTTTTACGTAGTTTCCGCTATTATCAGTCAGACCTTTAACCAGCAATGGTTTTATAAGATAACCACCATTTGCAAAAGCTGAATAAGCTAACCCAACTTGAAGAGGGGTTGCAGTCCAGTTTTGTCCAATCGATGCATAGGCTATGTTTACAGGTCTAAAATCCTCCCTTAAAAATCCGTATGCCTCGCCAGGGAAAACACCTGTTTTTTGTCCAAATCCTAAATCTCTTAGTTTCTGATATATTTTTTTCGGGTCCAATCTTAAAGAAATCTTTATAGCACCTACGTTAGAAGAATGCTGTATAATCTGAACCGGTGTTAATAAACCAAATCTTTTATGGTCTTTAATTCTAATTCCGTCTACGTAAATAGCACCATTTTGACAGTCAATTATTTCATTTAAATCAACCTTTTTTTCATCAATGGCTTCTGCAAGAAAAATAGGCTTTGCTACAGAACCTACCTCGTAAGCATGCTGAAAAATTATATTTTTATAAGTTTTATATTTTTCATAATTGTTAGGGTCGTAGTTTGGATATGTAGCTGAAGCTAAAATTTCTCCAGTATGTGAGTTCATGATTAAAACGGCAGCTTCTAATGGATTTCTTTCATTTACAAGCTCATTTAATGCTTCTTCAGCTATATATTGAACGTTCATGTCTATTGTCAACACCGCGTTATATGTTAATTTTCCTAATTCAACTTTTTCTATAGAGATTAAATTACCTTGAGCATCTTTTAAAAGCTGAATTTTTGCTTTACCACCACCAAGATAGTCGTTAAGCTGTCTTTCTAACCCTTCCATACCAAGTCCTGTTTTTTTACTCACAAATCCTATAGTACTACCCGCTGTTTGTCCGTAAGGATAAGTCCTTATACTATTATCAATAATACCTATATTCCATTCTTTTAAATCCGACCTTAATTTTAGTATTTGAGGTTTTAATGCTTTATCTACATTTGTTGAAATAACTGTATAGTTTTTTCTTGATGTTAGCTTGTTATATATTTCTTCGTAAGGAATTTTTAAAAGGAAAGATAGTTGTTTTGCTACATTTTCTTTGTCTTTGATAAATTTAGGAATTACATAAACGGTAAGAGTTGGAACGCTTATGGCTACAAAATTTCCTTTAGTATCGTAAATACTGCCTCTTGGAAGGTTAATTTCTTCTACTGTGTAATATTGTTTTTCAATGTATGAAAGATACTCTTCTCTTTGGAAAAGTTTTAGTTGAAGTATTCTAAATCCTGCTATTAAAAATGCAAAAAGCAGTAGGGACAGGATTATTTTTGTTCTTTTTTCATCCATTAAGGTTTATTTTCAATAAACTTAACACTCTTATAATCAACAGATTTCATTCCTTGCTGATTTTTTGCCAATTGAGATATTCTTTCTGGCGATGATAATATAGCTATATCTTTTTTCAATTTAAAATTTTCTGCAATTAAGTAATTTTTTTCTTGATTAAGCTGAACGATTTCATTATCTATTTTATAATTTAGCTGACTATATCCAACAAGCATGATTAAAGAAGAGAAAAAGATTGCAAAATAAAGTTTATATTTACCTAAACCAATTTTTATATCTTGAATCAGCTCTTCTCTATTTATTGTTATACTTCTTGTCATTTAAATCCTCCTTCCAACTCTTAGTTTAGCACTCCTTGATGCAGGATTTTCTTTAATTTCCTCATCTGATGGAGTTATTGGTTTTTTCGTCAAAATTTCTAAAAACTTTAATTCTTTATATTTTTTAAACATATTTTTGACGATTCTATCTTCTAAGGAGTGGAAGGAGATTGCCATTATTATTCCGTTTTTTGCCAGTAGATTAATAGCTTTCTCAAGCCCTTCTTCAATATCTTTAAGCTCATTGTTAACTTCTATTCTTATAGCTTGGAATGTTCTTGTTGCTGGATGAATTTTTCCATGCCTTAAATTCGGTGGATAACATCTATACACTATATCTGCAAGCTCTTTTGTGGTTTCTATTTTTTTCTTTTTTCTATACTCTACTATACTTTTAGCTATTTTGCTTGCAAACTTTTCTTCACCATACGTTTTTATTATGTTGTAAAGGTCTTGTTCTCTATAGTAGTTAACTATATCATAGGCAGTTAGTTTTTGAGTTGTATCCATACGCATATCTAAAAACTCTTCTCTTTGAAAAGAAAAACCTCTTTCTAATTTAAGCTGGAAGGTTGAAACCCCAAAATCAAACAAGATTCCATTGATTTCTTTAATTTGCAGAGATTGTAAAACTTTATCTAAATCTTTAAATGAAGATTTAACAAGTGTGATTCTATCTTCAAACTCTTTAAGTCTTTCTTTTGCTACTTTTAATGCATAATCATCTTTATCTAAACCAATTAATTTTAAGTTTAGATTTTGCTTTAAAATAAGGTATGAATGCCCACCACCCCCTACAGTAGCATCAACAAAAACTTCTCCTTCTATAAGCTTAGAAAATTCTAATACTTCTTTATGTAAGACCGAATAATGCTCAACCAATTAAACTACAAACCTATTAGTAGGTATTTTATAAACATCGTCCATTATATCCAATCCTGCTTCTAAGCTACTAACCCAATCTATAAATTTATTAACCATTTCTTTTCCCTTAAAGATTGCTCCGTGCTGTGGCGCGATAGTTTCTATATCAAGCTGTCTTACCATTTTTGCCCAAAGTTTAAAAGCTTTTGAGCTTGGAATATATCTTCTATGAAATCCTTCCATATATTTAATATGTTCTTCAAAATCATTTACGAACTGATAATCTTGTCCTAATGATGCACCAAGGTCTCCTGAATACAAGATTTTAGATACTGGATCGTATACTTGGAAATTTCCTGGGGAATGTAGCCAATGGCCAGGAATTATATACATATCCGTATTTCCAAGTGTAATTATAGTACCTCCATCATCTAATCCTTTAATTCTATCTGCAACAAGCCTATCTACTCCAAAATGTGGAATAAATCTAAGCCATAATTTTGAAGCTATGGCAGTTGCCTTTGTTGTCATTAACCATCCATTTGCAGCCGCAACAATATCCGGGTCTTGATGTGAGAAAAATATCCATTGAAGATTATCAACTCCTATTAAAATTCCTATTTCTTGGAGTAGGTGTTTAAAAACTTTATGACCGCCTGGGTCTAAAATCATGCCTTTGCCGTTATCGACAATCAAATGAACGTTTGCTTGAACCATTTCTCCATGACCAAAATCTTCTAATAAGATGTTCTTGTGTACTCCATTGTCGAATAAAATCTCCATATTAATTACCTCCTTATTTTTTCTTTTTCGATAAATAATTAACTTTAACTTAATTCTTGTTCTAGCTTCTTAATTGTTCTTTGAATTTCCATCAGTAGCAGTCCAAGTTTTGCATTTACTGGGGCAAGAACTCCAAGAACAGCAACATCCTTAATTCCTGTAAATATAACATATCCAGTAGAACCTTTAATGTATAACTGTTCAAGATTTCCTTTGTTTAATTCTGAAGTAACCCTTTCACCAAGGGATAATATAGCAGCACCCATAGCTGCAACTCTATCTTCATCTGCTGAACTTGGAAGTACAGATGCAATAGCTAATCCATCAACGCTTACTAATACAGCACCCTCTGCCCCAGAGTCTCTAATAAATTCTTCAAGCAATTCAGTGTACTTAACCGCCATGACAGTTTCCTCCTATGTAATTCTTATGTATTATTTTAACCTAATATGACAATAATACGTCGAGTGAGAATTTAAATAATAATATAAAATTTAAATAATAATATAAAATTTAAATAATAATATAAAATTCTCCGCTCTGCTATAGAATGTTAAAAGTGAGAATGTAAGAGATTGATGGATGTTGGAACAGTTCATGAACTACCTGTATGTAAGGGGATGAGGAGTGAGAGGTAGAAGATGAGATGTAATACGTTAATATTCAATAGAGACTGTTCCAGAATTTTTGTAAGTTTGTCTTTCCTCGTCATCCTGAGGATGTAAGTCCGAAGGATCTCTTTTTAAATCCTGTAAAAACTACTGATTTCTCACCCCAAGGTATATTTAATAAATAAATTTTTTCATTTTTATGATGTTGAATTTAAATGGAATAAAATCTTTGCATGAAAAAATGTGTAATGCAATAACTTTTTTAAGACCGATTGATAAGGATTTGCAGCCTGGGAAAGCGTTGCATTTTTTTGAGAAATTATAAATAATATATAAAAGCGGAGGAGGAGGGATTCGAACCCCCGGTGGGCTGTCAACCCACAAGTGATTTCAAATCACCCGCATTCGTCCACTCTGCCACTCCTCCACAAAAGGGATAGTTATTATAATTCAATTTAAAAAATTTTTCAAGACTTTTTAAACCCTACTACTTTCAAGCATTTTTATAAGATTTAAAATCTTTTCTCTTTTTTCTTTCAATTCTTGATATAACTGTCTTTCTTTTTCTACAACTTGCGACGGTGCTTTGTTTACAAAATTTTCATTAGACAGCTTACCTTCTGCTATTTTTATAGACTTTTCAATGTCAGCTAAAGCTTTTTTCTGCCTTTCTATCTCTTTTTCTATGTCAACGATACCTTGAAGGTCTACAAAGACTTCCCCCAGGTCGCTTACAACAGCTATTTCTGTAGATGTTTTTTCTATATCAGTACTAACTTCTAAGCTTTCAGCTTTAATAAGTGTTTTTATCTGATTTTGTAGCCATTTTAGTTTTTCTTTTACTGATAAATCTTTTGCTTTTATTTTGATGTTTAATTTTCTGGTTGACTCTATTGAAAAGTCGCTTCTAACATTTCTCACAGAAGATATAAGATTTTTTAAGTCTTCGATGAATTGATAATTTTCTTCATTTTTAAAACTCTCTAAAACTTTTGGATATGGTGCTACTGCTAAAACTTCGGAGTCTTTATTTTTTAAGTAGCTGTATATTTCCTCTGTTATGTATGGCATTATAGGATGAAGAAGTTTTAAAGATTCTCTTAATACAAAGTTTAAAACTGTTAAAGCTGTTTTTTTCTCTTCTGAGCTACCTTTATAAATTCTTTCTTTTGAAAGTTCAATATACCAGTCGCAGTAGTCGTGCCAGAAAAAGTCGTAAAGAATATTTGCATACTCATTGTATCTATAATTCTCAAGCTCTTTTGTAGAGCTTTCGATAGTTTTGTTTAATTTTGTTAAAATCCAGTAGTCTTCTATTGACAAGCTTAAACTTTCTAAATTTGTCTTTCCGTCGTAATCTTCACTGTTAATTAAAACAAACTTAGATGCGTTCCAGATTTTGTTTGAGAAATGCTTATATCCTTCTATTCTCTTTTCAGAAAGTCTTATATCTCTACCTTGTGCAGCCAATGATGCTAAGGTAAATCTTAAAGCGTCTGAACCGTATTTTTCAGCCATTTCAAGCGGGTCTATCACATTACCCTTTGTTTTAGACATTTTTTCGCCTTTTTCATCTCTAACAAGTGCATGAATGTAAACATCTTTAAATGGAACATCGTTTGTAAACTTAGTACCCATCATTATCATTCTTGCAACCCAGAAGAATATGATGTCAAATCCTGTCACTAAAAGGGATGTTGGATAGAATGTTTCTAAATCATCTTTTCTTGATGGCCAGCCAAGGGTACCAAATGGCCATAATGCAGAAGAAAACCAAGTATCCAGCACATCCTCTTCTTGATGAAGATTTTCAGACCCGCATTTTTCACATTTTAGCTTGATTTTATATCTTTCGTTGTACACTTTTTCAAACTTATTTGAATTTTCCAATAACTTAATTAAACTATCTTTACTTTCAAACTGACTTGTTTTTTCTCCAAATACTATTTTTTCATAAAATTCTAAATTTGTTTTTTCCGGATGTGTAAAGTTTTTGTCTTTTAGTATGTTTAAAACATCATCTACGCAGAAAATTTGTCCGATTTTTCCATCTGCATAAAGATTAAATATTATTTTTTCTTCTAAAGAAGTATAGCTGTCATCGTTAAATGGGTTTGTATGATTACAGTCTTTGCAATACCAGATTGGTATTCTGTGTCCCCACCAGATTTGGCGAGATATACACCATTCCCTTATGTTATACATCCAGTTTAGATAAGTTTTTACCCATCCTTCCGGAATAAATTTTATCTGACCATCTTCTACAACTTTAATAGCCTTATCTGCAAGTTTTTTAGTATCTACAAACCATTGATTTGAAAGGTATGGCTCTACTATTTCCTTAGACCTTTGAGAATGTCCTACATTATGAATATGATCTTCTTCTTTTTCTAACAGTCCAAGTTCTTTTAACTTTTCTACAATTTTTTGACGTGCTTCGTATCTGTATAAACCTTTAAACTCTCCGCCGTTTTCATTGATGTGTGCAGATTCATCCATAACAATGACCATTGGAAGGTTATGTCTTTTTCCGACTTCAAAGTCATTTGGGTC
This is a stretch of genomic DNA from Sulfurihydrogenibium sp. YO3AOP1. It encodes these proteins:
- a CDS encoding valine--tRNA ligase, with amino-acid sequence MLKEYNHQEIENKWADIYKNSEYFKAQTGKKPYFSVVMPPPNVTGSLHIGHALNVTLQDIMVRYKRMQGYNVLWLPGFDHAGIATQWVVVRELQKEGISRFDLGRERFIEKVWQWVPKSRDSIKNQLIRIGASCDWSRQRFTLDEGFSRAVRYAFVNLYKEGLIFKAPYIVNWDPKEKTAISDLEVEYQEHKGKIWHIKYPLEDGSGYIVVATTRPETMLGDTAVAVNPNDERYKDLIGKRVRLPLAPEKRIDINGNEVSNLIPIIADEYVDPAFGSGAVKITPAHDPNDFEVGKRHNLPMVIVMDESAHINENGGEFKGLYRYEARQKIVEKLKELGLLEKEEDHIHNVGHSQRSKEIVEPYLSNQWFVDTKKLADKAIKVVEDGQIKFIPEGWVKTYLNWMYNIREWCISRQIWWGHRIPIWYCKDCNHTNPFNDDSYTSLEEKIIFNLYADGKIGQIFCVDDVLNILKDKNFTHPEKTNLEFYEKIVFGEKTSQFESKDSLIKLLENSNKFEKVYNERYKIKLKCEKCGSENLHQEEDVLDTWFSSALWPFGTLGWPSRKDDLETFYPTSLLVTGFDIIFFWVARMIMMGTKFTNDVPFKDVYIHALVRDEKGEKMSKTKGNVIDPLEMAEKYGSDALRFTLASLAAQGRDIRLSEKRIEGYKHFSNKIWNASKFVLINSEDYDGKTNLESLSLSIEDYWILTKLNKTIESSTKELENYRYNEYANILYDFFWHDYCDWYIELSKERIYKGSSEEKKTALTVLNFVLRESLKLLHPIMPYITEEIYSYLKNKDSEVLAVAPYPKVLESFKNEENYQFIEDLKNLISSVRNVRSDFSIESTRKLNIKIKAKDLSVKEKLKWLQNQIKTLIKAESLEVSTDIEKTSTEIAVVSDLGEVFVDLQGIVDIEKEIERQKKALADIEKSIKIAEGKLSNENFVNKAPSQVVEKERQLYQELKEKREKILNLIKMLESSRV
- the rsmH gene encoding 16S rRNA (cytosine(1402)-N(4))-methyltransferase RsmH — its product is MVEHYSVLHKEVLEFSKLIEGEVFVDATVGGGGHSYLILKQNLNLKLIGLDKDDYALKVAKERLKEFEDRITLVKSSFKDLDKVLQSLQIKEINGILFDFGVSTFQLKLERGFSFQREEFLDMRMDTTQKLTAYDIVNYYREQDLYNIIKTYGEEKFASKIAKSIVEYRKKKKIETTKELADIVYRCYPPNLRHGKIHPATRTFQAIRIEVNNELKDIEEGLEKAINLLAKNGIIMAISFHSLEDRIVKNMFKKYKELKFLEILTKKPITPSDEEIKENPASRSAKLRVGRRI
- a CDS encoding penicillin-binding protein 2, producing MDEKRTKIILSLLLFAFLIAGFRILQLKLFQREEYLSYIEKQYYTVEEINLPRGSIYDTKGNFVAISVPTLTVYVIPKFIKDKENVAKQLSFLLKIPYEEIYNKLTSRKNYTVISTNVDKALKPQILKLRSDLKEWNIGIIDNSIRTYPYGQTAGSTIGFVSKKTGLGMEGLERQLNDYLGGGKAKIQLLKDAQGNLISIEKVELGKLTYNAVLTIDMNVQYIAEEALNELVNERNPLEAAVLIMNSHTGEILASATYPNYDPNNYEKYKTYKNIIFQHAYEVGSVAKPIFLAEAIDEKKVDLNEIIDCQNGAIYVDGIRIKDHKRFGLLTPVQIIQHSSNVGAIKISLRLDPKKIYQKLRDLGFGQKTGVFPGEAYGFLREDFRPVNIAYASIGQNWTATPLQVGLAYSAFANGGYLIKPLLVKGLTDNSGNYVKVYQPEKIRKVLSDESIQKLKPVLQLVVEDGTAKSGKSDYFTIAGKTGTAQKYDPAIKALSNSKWYTWFAGFFPVSDPKFTVVIFANEPKPKFPGEHIGGGVSATVLKNLVDRVMFYYKQKPDKVVSENKK
- a CDS encoding roadblock/LC7 domain-containing protein — its product is MAVKYTELLEEFIRDSGAEGAVLVSVDGLAIASVLPSSADEDRVAAMGAAILSLGERVTSELNKGNLEQLYIKGSTGYVIFTGIKDVAVLGVLAPVNAKLGLLLMEIQRTIKKLEQELS
- a CDS encoding MBL fold metallo-hydrolase, with protein sequence MEILFDNGVHKNILLEDFGHGEMVQANVHLIVDNGKGMILDPGGHKVFKHLLQEIGILIGVDNLQWIFFSHQDPDIVAAANGWLMTTKATAIASKLWLRFIPHFGVDRLVADRIKGLDDGGTIITLGNTDMYIIPGHWLHSPGNFQVYDPVSKILYSGDLGASLGQDYQFVNDFEEHIKYMEGFHRRYIPSSKAFKLWAKMVRQLDIETIAPQHGAIFKGKEMVNKFIDWVSSLEAGLDIMDDVYKIPTNRFVV
- a CDS encoding septum formation initiator family protein; the protein is MTRSITINREELIQDIKIGLGKYKLYFAIFFSSLIMLVGYSQLNYKIDNEIVQLNQEKNYLIAENFKLKKDIAILSSPERISQLAKNQQGMKSVDYKSVKFIENKP